A genomic window from Cupriavidus basilensis includes:
- the norR gene encoding nitric oxide reductase transcriptional regulator NorR, which translates to MMENLLLTDLVADLPQAVRLQRLVSSLRAHFRCGAVALLQLEEDQLRPVAIDGLVRDALGRRFAVGLHPRLAAILARRGVTCFHHDSVLPDPYDGLIDEHVGEPLPVHDCMGTSLHVEGQPWGVLTLDALTVGTFGDEAQADLRQLTVVVEAAIRTTRLEAEIRALRLTRGEAPLGDTARDDGEIIGQSEAISRLLHELTVVADSELPVLLLGETGVGKELFAHRLHRLSRRRAQPLIHVNCAALPESLAESELFGHAKGAFSGAVGERPGRFEAADGGTLFLDEVGELPLSIQAKLLRTLQNGEIQRLGSDRPRRVDVRIIAATNRSLRDHVRDGSFRADLYHRLSVYPIPIPPLRERGNDVLLLAGRMLELNRARLGLRSLRLSVAAEAALRRYPWPGNVRELEHVISRAALKTVSRGANRNDIVTLEAELLDLDGVEPAPPGAAAPPPSAEPGAFAPTAATLREAMDQCQRHCIEQALAARGGNWAQAARQLGVDASNLHKLARRLGIKHDDKHDNKHHDMPHRMAD; encoded by the coding sequence ATGATGGAAAATCTCTTGCTGACGGACCTCGTTGCCGACCTTCCGCAGGCAGTGCGGCTGCAGCGGCTGGTCAGCAGCCTGCGGGCCCACTTCCGCTGCGGCGCCGTGGCGCTCCTGCAGCTGGAAGAGGATCAGCTGCGGCCGGTGGCGATCGACGGGCTGGTGCGCGATGCGCTCGGGCGGCGTTTCGCGGTGGGCCTGCATCCACGGCTGGCCGCCATCCTGGCCAGGCGCGGCGTGACCTGCTTCCACCACGACAGCGTGCTGCCCGACCCCTACGACGGGCTGATCGACGAGCATGTGGGCGAACCCCTCCCGGTGCACGACTGCATGGGAACGAGCCTGCATGTGGAAGGCCAGCCGTGGGGCGTGCTGACGCTCGACGCGCTGACGGTCGGCACCTTCGGCGACGAAGCGCAGGCCGATTTGCGGCAGTTGACGGTAGTTGTCGAGGCGGCGATCCGCACGACACGGCTGGAAGCCGAGATCCGCGCGCTGCGGCTCACGCGCGGCGAAGCCCCGCTGGGCGACACGGCCCGGGACGATGGCGAGATCATCGGCCAGAGCGAGGCGATCAGCCGCTTGCTGCATGAGCTCACGGTGGTGGCCGACTCGGAGCTCCCGGTGCTGCTGCTGGGCGAAACGGGCGTGGGCAAGGAACTGTTCGCGCACCGGCTGCACCGGCTCTCGCGCCGTCGCGCGCAACCGCTGATCCATGTCAATTGCGCTGCCTTGCCGGAATCGCTGGCCGAGAGCGAGCTGTTCGGGCACGCCAAGGGCGCGTTCTCGGGCGCGGTGGGCGAAAGGCCGGGCCGCTTCGAAGCGGCCGACGGCGGCACGCTGTTCCTTGACGAGGTGGGCGAGCTGCCGCTCTCGATCCAGGCCAAGCTGCTGCGCACCTTGCAGAACGGCGAAATCCAGCGCCTGGGTTCCGACCGGCCGCGCCGCGTCGACGTGCGCATCATCGCCGCCACCAACCGCAGCCTGCGCGATCACGTGCGCGACGGCTCGTTCCGCGCCGACCTGTATCACCGGCTCTCGGTCTATCCGATCCCGATTCCGCCGCTGCGCGAGCGCGGCAACGACGTGCTGCTGCTGGCAGGCCGGATGCTGGAACTCAATCGCGCCCGGCTCGGCCTGCGCAGCCTGCGCCTGTCCGTCGCGGCCGAGGCCGCGCTGCGCCGCTACCCCTGGCCGGGCAATGTGCGCGAGCTGGAGCATGTCATCAGCCGGGCGGCGCTCAAGACCGTCAGCCGCGGCGCGAACCGCAACGACATCGTCACCCTGGAGGCGGAACTCCTGGATCTCGACGGGGTGGAGCCGGCGCCGCCCGGTGCCGCAGCCCCGCCCCCAAGCGCCGAGCCGGGTGCGTTCGCGCCAACGGCAGCCACCCTGCGCGAGGCGATGGACCAATGCCAGCGGCATTGCATCGAGCAGGCACTGGCCGCGCGGGGTGGCAACTGGGCGCAGGCGGCCCGCCAGCTGGGCGTGGACGCGAGCAACCTGCACAAGCTTGCCCGCCGGCTCGGCATCAAGCACGACGACAAGCACGACAACAAGCACCACGACATGCCGCACCGCATGGCGGACTGA
- the ytfE gene encoding iron-sulfur cluster repair protein YtfE has translation MSMTEQSLGQLARKIPGATRVFHDYQLDFCCGGKQTLGEAAQAAGLDAQAIEASLLSLQAQAQRDGRDWGSACAADLIAHILARYHEVHRQQLPELIRLARRVEQVHGDREDCPLGLADHLCVMQQELESHMQKEEQILFPLLARELGAMAGGPITVMRMEHDEHGQALQRLNALTNDITLPRAACNTWRALYLGLRTLREDLMEHIHLENNILFDNAEQAAPAHA, from the coding sequence ATGAGCATGACCGAACAATCGCTGGGCCAGCTTGCCCGCAAGATCCCCGGCGCCACCCGCGTGTTTCACGACTACCAGCTGGATTTCTGCTGCGGCGGCAAGCAGACCCTGGGCGAGGCCGCGCAAGCCGCGGGCCTGGATGCGCAGGCCATCGAGGCAAGCCTGCTGTCGCTGCAAGCCCAGGCGCAACGCGACGGCCGCGACTGGGGCAGCGCGTGCGCGGCCGACCTGATCGCCCACATCCTCGCGCGCTACCACGAGGTGCATCGGCAGCAACTGCCCGAGCTGATCCGCCTGGCGCGCCGGGTGGAGCAGGTGCATGGCGACCGCGAGGATTGCCCGCTCGGCCTGGCGGATCACCTCTGCGTCATGCAGCAGGAGCTGGAGAGCCATATGCAGAAGGAAGAGCAGATCCTGTTCCCGCTGCTCGCGCGCGAACTCGGCGCTATGGCGGGCGGCCCCATCACGGTCATGCGCATGGAGCACGACGAGCACGGGCAGGCCCTGCAGCGTCTCAATGCGCTGACCAACGACATCACCTTGCCCCGCGCCGCGTGCAACACCTGGCGCGCGCTGTACCTGGGGCTGCGCACCCTGCGTGAAGACCTGATGGAACACATCCATCTCGAGAACAACATCCTGTTCGACAACGCTGAGCAAGCCGCCCCGGCCCACGCCTGA
- a CDS encoding nitric-oxide reductase large subunit has protein sequence MGQYKKLWFTLIAVVAVTFSLLGYYGTEVYRKAPPIPQQVVSADGNALFSKDDILDGQTAWQSVGGMQLGSIWGHGAYQAPDWTADWLHRELTAWLDLAARDTYGRTYAALDGPTQAALREQLRAEYRGNRADQDSGVLTVSRRRAQAIAATAVYYERLFSDAPALRKSRESFAMKENTLPSAERRVKLTHFFFWTAWAAATERPGLTATYTNNWPHEPLIGNQPTSENIIWSIASVVVLLAGVGFLVWAWSFLRGHEEAPPAVAARDPLTAFALTPSQRALGKYLFLVVALFVFQVLIGGLTAHYTVEGQRFYGIELSKWFPYTLLRTWHIQSALFWIATGFLAAGLFLAPLINGAKDPKYQKLGVDVLFWALVVVVVGSFTGNYLAIAQIMPENLNFWLGHQGYEYVDLGRLWQIGKFAGILFWLVLMLRAIAPALRTPGGDKNLLALLTSSVVAIGLFYGAGLFYGERTNLSVMEYWRWWVVHLWVEGFFEVFATTALAFIFSTLGLVSRPMATAASLASASLFMLGGLPGTFHHLYFAGTTTPVMAVGASFSALEVVPLIVLGHEAWENWRLKDRAPWMANLKWPLMCFVAVAFWNMLGAGVFGFMINPPISLYYVQGLNTTAVHAHAALFGVYGFLALGFTLLVLRYVRPGYVLNQGLAKTAFWGLNAGLVLMIGTSLLPIGIIQFHASVSQGLWYARSEAFMQQPILQTLRWVRTFGDVVFIVGALSMALQVVLGLAAKAPAQTAPEGRLSAAQR, from the coding sequence ATGGGACAATATAAAAAACTCTGGTTCACCCTGATCGCCGTCGTGGCGGTCACTTTTTCGCTGCTTGGCTACTACGGCACCGAGGTCTACCGCAAGGCGCCGCCGATTCCGCAGCAAGTCGTTAGTGCCGACGGCAACGCCTTGTTCAGCAAGGACGATATCCTCGACGGCCAGACCGCATGGCAATCCGTCGGCGGCATGCAGCTCGGCTCCATCTGGGGTCACGGCGCCTACCAGGCGCCGGACTGGACTGCCGACTGGCTGCACCGCGAGCTCACCGCCTGGCTCGACCTGGCCGCGCGCGATACCTACGGCCGCACCTATGCCGCGCTCGACGGGCCAACCCAGGCCGCGCTGCGCGAGCAGCTCCGCGCCGAGTACCGTGGCAACCGCGCCGACCAGGACAGCGGCGTGCTCACCGTCTCCAGGCGCCGAGCGCAGGCCATTGCCGCCACCGCCGTCTACTACGAACGGCTGTTCTCCGACGCACCGGCGCTGCGCAAGAGCCGCGAAAGCTTCGCCATGAAGGAGAACACGCTGCCCAGCGCCGAACGCCGCGTGAAGCTGACGCACTTCTTCTTCTGGACCGCATGGGCCGCCGCCACCGAACGCCCCGGCCTCACCGCCACCTACACCAATAACTGGCCGCACGAGCCGCTGATCGGCAACCAGCCCACCAGCGAGAACATCATCTGGTCCATCGCCAGCGTGGTCGTGCTGCTCGCGGGTGTTGGCTTCCTGGTATGGGCCTGGTCATTCCTGCGCGGACACGAAGAGGCACCGCCCGCCGTGGCCGCGCGCGACCCGCTCACGGCGTTCGCGCTTACGCCGTCGCAACGTGCCCTGGGCAAGTACCTGTTCCTGGTGGTGGCGCTGTTTGTGTTCCAGGTGCTGATCGGCGGCCTGACGGCTCACTACACGGTGGAAGGGCAGCGTTTCTACGGCATTGAGCTGTCGAAGTGGTTCCCATACACGCTGCTGCGCACCTGGCACATCCAGAGCGCGCTGTTCTGGATCGCTACCGGCTTTCTGGCTGCCGGCCTGTTCCTGGCGCCGCTTATCAACGGCGCAAAGGACCCGAAGTACCAGAAGCTTGGCGTGGACGTGCTGTTCTGGGCCTTGGTGGTGGTCGTGGTGGGATCGTTTACCGGCAACTACTTGGCGATCGCGCAGATCATGCCCGAGAACCTTAACTTCTGGCTGGGGCATCAGGGCTACGAGTACGTTGACCTGGGCCGCCTGTGGCAGATCGGCAAGTTCGCCGGCATCCTGTTCTGGCTGGTGTTGATGCTGCGCGCCATCGCGCCGGCACTGCGCACGCCGGGCGGCGACAAGAACCTGCTGGCCTTGCTGACATCCTCGGTGGTGGCTATCGGCCTGTTCTACGGGGCCGGCCTGTTTTACGGCGAGCGCACCAACCTGTCGGTGATGGAGTACTGGCGCTGGTGGGTCGTGCACCTGTGGGTCGAGGGCTTCTTTGAAGTGTTCGCCACCACGGCGCTGGCCTTTATCTTCTCCACCCTCGGCCTGGTGTCGCGGCCGATGGCCACGGCGGCCAGCCTCGCGTCGGCATCGCTGTTCATGCTGGGCGGCCTGCCTGGCACGTTCCACCATCTCTACTTTGCCGGCACCACGACGCCGGTGATGGCGGTGGGCGCCAGCTTCAGCGCGCTCGAAGTGGTGCCGCTGATCGTGCTGGGCCATGAAGCCTGGGAAAACTGGCGCCTGAAGGACCGGGCACCGTGGATGGCCAACCTGAAGTGGCCGCTGATGTGCTTCGTCGCCGTGGCGTTCTGGAACATGCTGGGCGCCGGTGTATTCGGCTTCATGATCAACCCGCCGATTTCGCTGTACTACGTGCAGGGCCTGAATACCACGGCGGTGCATGCCCACGCGGCGCTGTTCGGGGTCTACGGCTTCCTGGCGCTGGGCTTCACGCTGCTGGTGCTGCGCTATGTGCGGCCCGGCTACGTACTGAACCAGGGCTTGGCGAAGACAGCGTTCTGGGGCCTCAACGCCGGCCTGGTGCTCATGATCGGCACCAGCCTGCTGCCCATCGGCATCATCCAGTTCCACGCCAGCGTCAGCCAGGGGCTGTGGTATGCGCGCAGCGAGGCCTTCATGCAGCAGCCCATCCTGCAGACGCTGCGCTGGGTGCGCACCTTCGGCGACGTGGTGTTTATCGTCGGCGCGCTCTCGATGGCGCTGCAAGTGGTACTGGGCCTCGCCGCCAAGGCACCGGCGCAGACCGCGCCGGAAGGGCGCCTGAGCGCGGCGCAACGGTAA
- a CDS encoding ribonucleoside triphosphate reductase has product MEHCTEAVVACLHREVSQHVDQDRTALIDVQAAINEYLSKADWRVNANANQGYSLGGLILNVAGKVTANYWLSHVYAPEIGHAHRSGDIHIHDLDMLSGYCAGWSLRTLLHEGFNGVPGKVEAGPPKRMSSAVGQIVNFLGTLQNEWAGAQAFSSFDTYMAPFVRKDAMSYGQVRQCIQELIYNLNVPSRWGTQTPFTNLTFDWTCPEDLREQVPVIGGQEMPFAYGDLQEEMDLINRAYIEVMTAGDAKGRVFTFPIPTYNITRDFPWESENATRLFEMTARYGLPYFQNFINSELEPNMVRSMCCRLQLDLRELLKRGNGLFGSAEQTGSVGVVTINCARLGYLHAGDEAALLRALDRLLDLGKQSLENKRTLIQHLMDQGLFPYTKRYLGTLRNHFSTLGVNGINEMIRNFTADRHDITSEWGHAFALRLLEHVRERIVAFQQETGHLYNLEATPAEGATYRFAREDRKRWPEIRQAGTAAQPYYTNSSQLPVGWTDDPFEALARQQALQSRYTGGTVLHLYMGERLSSGEACRELVRRALTRFRLPYITVTPTFSICPTHGYLAGEHPFCPRCDEEILARKRDPIAA; this is encoded by the coding sequence ATGGAGCACTGTACCGAAGCCGTTGTAGCATGCCTGCACAGGGAGGTCAGCCAGCACGTCGATCAGGACCGCACGGCCCTGATCGACGTGCAAGCCGCGATCAACGAATACCTGAGCAAGGCGGACTGGCGCGTCAATGCCAACGCCAACCAGGGCTATTCGCTGGGCGGGCTGATACTGAATGTGGCGGGCAAGGTCACCGCCAATTACTGGCTGTCCCATGTCTACGCGCCGGAAATCGGCCACGCCCACCGCAGCGGCGACATCCATATCCACGATCTCGACATGCTCAGCGGCTACTGTGCCGGCTGGTCGCTGCGCACACTGCTGCATGAGGGCTTCAATGGCGTGCCGGGCAAGGTGGAAGCCGGGCCGCCCAAGCGCATGTCCTCTGCCGTGGGGCAGATCGTCAATTTTCTCGGCACGCTGCAGAACGAATGGGCCGGCGCGCAAGCGTTCTCGTCGTTCGACACCTATATGGCGCCATTCGTGCGCAAGGACGCCATGTCCTATGGCCAGGTGCGCCAGTGCATCCAGGAGCTGATCTACAACCTGAACGTGCCGTCGCGCTGGGGCACGCAAACGCCCTTTACCAACCTGACTTTCGACTGGACCTGCCCCGAAGACCTGCGCGAACAGGTGCCGGTGATCGGCGGCCAGGAAATGCCGTTCGCCTATGGCGACCTGCAGGAAGAGATGGACCTGATCAACCGCGCCTATATCGAGGTGATGACGGCAGGCGATGCCAAGGGCAGGGTGTTCACCTTTCCCATTCCGACCTACAACATCACGCGCGATTTTCCGTGGGAATCGGAGAATGCCACGCGGCTGTTCGAGATGACGGCCAGGTACGGGCTGCCGTACTTCCAGAATTTCATCAACTCGGAGCTGGAGCCAAATATGGTGCGCTCCATGTGCTGCCGGCTCCAGCTCGACCTGCGCGAGCTGCTCAAGCGCGGCAACGGCCTGTTCGGCAGTGCCGAGCAGACCGGCAGCGTGGGCGTGGTCACGATCAATTGCGCGCGCCTGGGCTACCTGCATGCCGGCGATGAAGCGGCGCTGCTGCGTGCGCTCGACCGCCTGCTGGATCTGGGCAAGCAGAGCCTGGAGAACAAGCGCACGCTGATCCAGCACCTGATGGACCAGGGCCTGTTCCCCTACACGAAGCGCTACCTGGGCACCTTGCGCAATCATTTCTCGACGCTGGGCGTGAACGGCATCAACGAGATGATCCGCAACTTCACCGCTGACCGGCACGACATCACGTCGGAGTGGGGCCATGCCTTCGCGCTGCGCTTGCTGGAACATGTGCGCGAGCGCATTGTGGCCTTCCAGCAGGAAACCGGCCATCTTTACAACCTCGAAGCGACCCCCGCCGAAGGGGCAACGTACCGCTTCGCACGGGAAGACCGCAAGCGCTGGCCGGAGATCCGCCAGGCCGGCACGGCCGCACAGCCCTACTACACAAATTCCTCGCAGTTGCCGGTCGGCTGGACCGACGACCCCTTCGAGGCGCTGGCGCGGCAGCAGGCCTTGCAGTCCAGGTACACCGGCGGCACGGTGCTGCATCTGTACATGGGCGAGCGCCTGTCCAGCGGCGAGGCCTGCCGCGAACTGGTGCGGCGCGCGCTGACGCGCTTTCGCCTGCCGTACATCACGGTGACGCCGACGTTCTCGATCTGCCCCACGCACGGCTACCTCGCCGGCGAGCATCCGTTCTGCCCGCGGTGCGACGAAGAGATCCTCGCGCGCAAGCGGGACCCGATCGCCGCCTGA
- the nrdD gene encoding anaerobic ribonucleoside-triphosphate reductase — MTHQAQSSPSTQFQPCSAALRDEERQPCEVWTRVMGYHRPVSSFNTGKQGEHRERRFFTQPHAIDA; from the coding sequence ATGACTCACCAAGCTCAATCCTCGCCATCCACGCAATTCCAACCTTGCAGCGCCGCGCTGCGCGACGAGGAGCGCCAACCCTGCGAGGTCTGGACCCGCGTGATGGGCTATCACCGCCCGGTCTCCAGCTTCAACACCGGCAAGCAGGGCGAGCACCGCGAGCGGCGCTTCTTCACGCAACCCCATGCCATCGACGCCTGA
- a CDS encoding anaerobic ribonucleoside-triphosphate reductase activating protein, which translates to MPSTPDVCAAAARRRRDAATLRIGGMTALTTIDFPGRLAAVLFCQGCPWRCGYCHNQDLLDAGVPPAIAWADVQAFLQARRGLLDGVVFSGGEPTLQAGLPGAIEAVRAEGFEVALHTAGMYPDRLAAILPRLDWIGLDLKAPLHRYEAITRVPGSGERAWESLRRWLASGVAGECRTTWHAGLFDIAELHALAQRIAALGVTHWALQACRGGGASASLGRYDIARLASHFSSFTLRTA; encoded by the coding sequence ATGCCATCGACGCCTGACGTATGCGCGGCGGCGGCCCGGCGCCGGCGCGACGCGGCCACGTTGCGTATCGGCGGCATGACAGCGCTGACCACGATCGACTTCCCCGGCCGCCTGGCCGCCGTCCTGTTCTGCCAGGGTTGTCCGTGGCGGTGCGGCTATTGCCACAACCAGGACTTGCTGGATGCTGGCGTGCCGCCCGCCATTGCCTGGGCGGATGTGCAGGCCTTCTTGCAGGCGCGGCGGGGCCTGCTCGACGGCGTGGTGTTTTCCGGGGGCGAGCCAACCCTGCAGGCGGGACTGCCCGGTGCCATCGAGGCCGTGCGGGCCGAGGGGTTCGAGGTTGCGCTGCATACCGCCGGCATGTACCCCGATCGCCTGGCCGCCATCCTGCCCCGGCTGGACTGGATCGGCCTCGATCTCAAGGCACCCCTGCATCGGTATGAGGCCATTACACGGGTGCCGGGCAGCGGGGAGAGGGCTTGGGAATCGCTGCGCCGGTGGCTTGCCAGCGGCGTGGCGGGCGAATGCCGCACCACCTGGCACGCCGGCCTGTTCGATATCGCCGAGCTGCATGCGCTGGCGCAACGGATCGCCGCGCTTGGCGTGACGCACTGGGCGTTGCAGGCGTGCCGCGGCGGCGGCGCGAGCGCCTCGCTTGGCCGCTACGATATCGCCAGGCTGGCATCGCACTTCAGCAGTTTCACGCTGCGCACGGCGTGA
- a CDS encoding metal-sulfur cluster assembly factor → MLTRQTSNGTGRFDYQGPEEWRIPIRDALRRVVDPELALSILDVGLIYAITVSDGSVHVSMTMTSAACPVADMILDDVQLELEGVMPLGYLIDVELGWEPAWTPERMSASAKHAMGW, encoded by the coding sequence ATGCTCACCAGACAAACTTCGAACGGGACGGGCAGGTTCGACTACCAGGGGCCGGAGGAGTGGCGCATACCGATCAGGGATGCCCTGCGCCGCGTGGTGGATCCGGAACTGGCGCTAAGCATCCTTGACGTTGGCCTGATCTACGCCATCACCGTATCGGACGGATCCGTGCATGTCTCGATGACCATGACTTCCGCCGCATGTCCGGTGGCCGACATGATCCTGGACGACGTGCAGCTCGAACTGGAAGGCGTGATGCCCCTGGGGTACCTGATCGATGTGGAATTAGGCTGGGAGCCCGCATGGACGCCGGAGCGCATGAGCGCCAGCGCGAAGCACGCCATGGGATGGTGA
- a CDS encoding Rrf2 family transcriptional regulator: protein MTDYALRLLIYVARHPERMCTNSEIAQAYGISRAHIVKVTHKLSRQGWIATMRGRGGGMQLSSGPGSINLGDVVRSVEPDFDLVAGLADGSARKFASDEHLCCVMDGARRRFLQHLEGYTLADLLARAFPAAPHAGVAVDPVRN from the coding sequence ATGACCGACTACGCGCTACGGCTGCTGATCTACGTGGCGCGGCATCCTGAACGGATGTGCACCAATAGCGAGATCGCGCAGGCCTACGGTATCTCCAGAGCACACATCGTCAAAGTGACGCACAAGCTCAGCCGCCAGGGATGGATCGCAACCATGCGCGGCAGAGGCGGCGGCATGCAGTTGTCGTCCGGGCCGGGAAGCATCAATCTCGGCGACGTGGTTCGCAGCGTGGAGCCCGATTTCGATCTGGTTGCCGGCCTCGCCGACGGCAGCGCCCGCAAGTTCGCGAGCGACGAGCATCTGTGCTGCGTCATGGATGGCGCTCGCCGGCGTTTCCTGCAACATCTTGAAGGCTATACGCTCGCCGACCTGCTGGCGCGGGCATTCCCGGCTGCGCCGCATGCCGGCGTAGCCGTGGATCCGGTCAGAAACTGA
- a CDS encoding DUF2249 domain-containing protein, with product MQTNPAFLFNARGIARRFRHAAIFGALEALGEGESMRFVNDRDPLPLIEQLRRRYQDQRQIAYVERAGDAVVIDFTVHPAAATQGCGGANGTGCGCSGG from the coding sequence ATCCAAACCAACCCTGCCTTTCTATTCAACGCGCGCGGCATCGCCAGGCGCTTTCGCCATGCCGCGATTTTTGGCGCGCTGGAAGCGCTGGGCGAAGGCGAGTCGATGCGATTCGTCAACGATCGCGACCCCCTTCCCCTGATCGAGCAACTGCGCCGGCGCTATCAAGACCAACGCCAGATTGCCTACGTTGAGCGCGCGGGCGATGCCGTGGTGATCGACTTCACCGTGCATCCCGCGGCCGCCACACAGGGATGCGGCGGCGCAAACGGCACGGGCTGCGGCTGCAGCGGCGGCTAA
- a CDS encoding Crp/Fnr family transcriptional regulator, whose amino-acid sequence MRHKLNLEGLLGSLPLFRNLDAEQLAELAGSCHEVRVCKHSRLFRRGDAAAGLYVVAVGQIKLALPSVHGNPEKIVEFFGPGEAFGEAVMFLDRPYLVDAQALDDTLLILLDKKEIFAAIDRDPSFARRMLAGLSMRLHTLVQDIETVNLHNSQQRVIGYLLNGPREGNLTRFTVNKNLIASKLGLSPATLSRTLQRLSEAALITVAGPEVVIHDIQALERRFAGR is encoded by the coding sequence ATGCGCCACAAACTAAACCTGGAGGGACTACTGGGAAGCCTGCCGCTCTTCAGGAACCTCGACGCAGAACAACTGGCCGAACTGGCGGGCTCCTGCCATGAGGTCAGGGTATGCAAGCACAGCCGTCTCTTCCGGCGCGGCGACGCGGCTGCGGGCTTGTACGTTGTTGCCGTTGGCCAGATCAAGCTGGCGCTGCCCTCGGTGCACGGCAATCCCGAGAAAATCGTCGAGTTCTTCGGCCCCGGCGAGGCATTTGGGGAGGCCGTCATGTTCCTTGACCGCCCCTACCTGGTAGACGCCCAGGCGCTCGATGACACGCTGCTGATCCTGCTCGACAAAAAGGAGATATTCGCCGCCATCGATCGCGATCCGTCGTTTGCGCGCCGCATGCTTGCGGGCCTGTCGATGCGTCTGCATACCCTGGTGCAGGATATCGAGACAGTGAACCTGCACAACTCGCAACAGCGAGTGATCGGCTACCTGCTGAACGGGCCTCGCGAGGGCAACCTCACGCGCTTTACCGTCAACAAGAACCTGATTGCCTCCAAGCTGGGGTTGTCGCCGGCAACGCTGTCTCGCACCCTGCAGCGGCTCAGCGAAGCCGCCTTGATCACCGTGGCCGGCCCTGAAGTCGTGATTCACGATATCCAGGCGCTTGAGCGCCGGTTTGCCGGACGGTAA
- a CDS encoding hemerythrin domain-containing protein — MKVGSRRLKIAWPNRSATMFSTAASLPGFDSPIELLLACHDKVRHFAGLCSRLEQHAARHGADEEARAAAASVLRYFQLAAPLHHADEEEDLFPALRELDDAGLSASIDELDAEHEYLGELWCCVHPWLEAMSSGTSDPAPPELEAFSTLYPEHALREEREVYPAAVRLPHDRLAGIGQRMAQRRGARQGP, encoded by the coding sequence TTGAAAGTCGGCAGCAGGCGATTGAAGATTGCCTGGCCCAACCGGAGCGCGACAATGTTCTCTACCGCGGCCAGTCTTCCTGGCTTCGATTCACCGATTGAATTGCTGCTGGCATGCCACGACAAAGTGCGGCATTTCGCCGGCTTGTGTTCCAGACTTGAGCAGCATGCGGCGCGGCACGGCGCAGATGAAGAGGCACGCGCCGCGGCCGCCAGTGTGTTGAGATACTTCCAGCTCGCCGCGCCGCTGCACCATGCGGACGAGGAGGAAGACCTGTTCCCGGCACTGCGCGAGCTGGATGACGCTGGCCTGAGCGCAAGTATTGACGAACTGGATGCCGAGCATGAATACCTGGGCGAGTTGTGGTGTTGCGTGCACCCCTGGCTGGAGGCGATGTCGTCGGGGACAAGTGACCCTGCTCCGCCTGAGCTCGAGGCGTTCTCCACCCTCTATCCCGAACACGCATTACGGGAGGAGCGCGAGGTCTATCCCGCGGCCGTCCGCCTGCCGCACGATCGCCTCGCCGGGATTGGCCAGCGCATGGCGCAACGCAGAGGCGCACGCCAGGGGCCCTGA